Proteins from a genomic interval of Mycobacterium conspicuum:
- a CDS encoding DUF1214 domain-containing protein, whose translation MAFGDGADDAALDGAWSEFCDRLKAAGRQAFKDFNATSGLQRADAFRFLTQNLGQAFDLALETRDTRYPVLHAFCNPSRKLGGDCADFTYQQVWIDGESTYRITGTRGTAPFFNITVQGARPDGPGVLHEPFGDVPEVNLFGHQLHVEPDGRFEVYVGGPERGPNWLGTTADSRKLFIRQGFDRWDEVPARMRIERVDMTSPKPLPTPDTVVEAMRWAGDFVTGLMNDWPEFPFTYGGVDSQHPNRFPALDASEADAKRGRAATNMYWELGADEALIIEFDAHEGLWMITNMGAFFTSMDFLYRPVSYTPSRATVDDDGKVRLILAHHDPGLHNWIDTQGFERGNITYRHMLAGQPAELTTRLVKHAELAAALPPETARVTSAERTALMWERFNGIRNRFPL comes from the coding sequence GTGGCTTTCGGCGACGGGGCAGACGACGCGGCACTCGATGGCGCCTGGAGTGAATTCTGCGACCGATTGAAGGCCGCCGGCCGACAAGCATTTAAGGATTTCAACGCGACCTCCGGCCTGCAGCGCGCCGACGCATTTCGCTTCCTCACCCAGAACCTCGGGCAGGCCTTCGATCTGGCCCTGGAAACCCGCGACACCCGCTATCCGGTGCTGCACGCGTTCTGCAACCCGAGCCGCAAGCTGGGCGGCGACTGCGCCGATTTCACCTACCAACAGGTCTGGATCGACGGTGAATCGACCTATCGCATCACCGGAACCCGTGGCACCGCACCGTTTTTCAACATTACCGTGCAGGGCGCGCGTCCCGATGGCCCGGGCGTCCTGCACGAGCCGTTCGGCGACGTGCCCGAAGTCAACCTGTTCGGCCACCAGCTGCATGTGGAGCCGGACGGCAGATTCGAGGTCTATGTCGGCGGCCCGGAGCGTGGACCGAACTGGCTTGGAACCACCGCGGATTCACGCAAGCTGTTCATCCGCCAGGGCTTCGATCGCTGGGACGAAGTCCCCGCCCGGATGCGCATCGAGCGCGTCGACATGACCTCGCCCAAGCCGCTGCCGACTCCCGACACCGTGGTCGAGGCGATGCGCTGGGCGGGGGATTTCGTCACCGGACTGATGAACGACTGGCCCGAATTCCCGTTCACCTACGGCGGGGTTGACAGCCAACATCCGAACCGGTTCCCTGCGCTGGACGCATCCGAAGCCGACGCCAAACGCGGCCGAGCCGCCACCAACATGTACTGGGAACTGGGCGCGGACGAAGCCCTCATCATCGAGTTCGACGCCCACGAGGGCCTCTGGATGATCACCAACATGGGCGCGTTCTTCACCAGCATGGACTTCCTCTACCGGCCGGTGAGCTACACGCCGAGCCGCGCAACCGTGGACGACGACGGCAAAGTCAGGCTGATCCTGGCCCATCACGACCCGGGGTTGCACAACTGGATCGACACCCAGGGATTCGAGCGCGGCAACATCACCTACCGGCACATGCTCGCCGGTCAGCCCGCCGAACTGACCACCCGGCTCGTCAAGCACGCGGAACTCGCGGCGGCGTTGCCCCCGGAAACCGCGCGCGTCACCAGCGCCGAACGCACCGCGTTGATGTGGGAGCGCTTCAACGGCATCCGCAACCGGTTCCCGCTGTGA
- a CDS encoding aldehyde dehydrogenase family protein has protein sequence MTLQTVLDDIQKRPGTGEVIPIIDPVTEEQLTEFTDCGPEAVDEAVARAKASYEAGVWAGLPGRERAKVMWRIADLIEEHAAEFAEIDATNTGMPMMQAELIVPTCAEFFRYYAGWCTKLNGSSYDVKTSGIASDTYVDQHAYTLNEPYGVVGLIFPWNGPIFNASAKLAPALAAGCSSVVKPAEETPLSALLLDRLIAEAGVPDGVVNLLTGYGHTAGAAITAHPDVEKVAFTGSTEVGKEIVKASAGNLKKVMLELGGKSPVLIYADADLDKAIFMAAMGIFVHSGQGCVCGSRIFVERSVYDRVVEGIAAVANSMKLGGPKEEGCMSGPLISAKQLTRVMGFLDEGKRDGVEVVTGGHRLDRKGYFVHPTVLTNVDRGMRLFQQEIFGPVVTILPFDNDDEAVAMANDTTYGLASTVWTNNLSRAHTLAKRLQAGTVSINCQLVFDHSVPFGGYKQSGWGHEFGREGVEAYLKKKSVFAQL, from the coding sequence ATGACGCTGCAGACGGTCCTGGATGACATCCAGAAGCGACCCGGCACGGGGGAGGTGATCCCGATCATCGACCCGGTGACCGAAGAGCAGCTCACCGAGTTCACCGACTGCGGTCCGGAGGCCGTCGACGAGGCCGTCGCGCGGGCCAAGGCTTCCTATGAAGCCGGCGTCTGGGCCGGGCTGCCCGGCCGCGAACGGGCCAAGGTCATGTGGCGCATCGCCGATCTCATCGAAGAACACGCCGCCGAGTTCGCCGAGATCGACGCGACCAACACCGGCATGCCGATGATGCAGGCGGAATTGATCGTGCCCACCTGCGCGGAGTTTTTCCGCTACTACGCCGGCTGGTGCACCAAGCTCAACGGCAGCTCCTACGACGTGAAGACCAGCGGCATCGCCTCGGACACCTACGTCGACCAGCACGCGTACACGCTCAACGAGCCGTACGGCGTTGTCGGCCTGATCTTTCCGTGGAACGGGCCGATCTTCAACGCCAGCGCCAAGCTGGCGCCGGCCCTGGCCGCGGGGTGCAGCAGCGTGGTCAAACCCGCCGAGGAAACCCCGCTGTCGGCATTGCTGCTCGACCGCCTGATCGCCGAGGCCGGCGTGCCCGACGGCGTCGTCAACCTGTTGACCGGCTACGGCCACACCGCGGGCGCGGCCATCACCGCGCATCCCGACGTGGAGAAGGTCGCCTTCACCGGGTCGACCGAGGTCGGCAAGGAAATCGTGAAAGCGTCGGCGGGCAACCTGAAGAAGGTCATGCTCGAGCTCGGCGGCAAGTCGCCCGTGCTGATCTACGCCGACGCCGACCTGGACAAGGCCATCTTCATGGCGGCCATGGGCATCTTCGTGCACTCGGGTCAGGGCTGCGTGTGCGGCTCGCGGATCTTCGTCGAGCGCAGCGTCTATGACCGCGTGGTCGAGGGCATCGCCGCGGTGGCGAACAGCATGAAGCTCGGCGGGCCGAAGGAAGAGGGCTGTATGAGCGGCCCGTTGATCAGCGCCAAACAGCTGACCCGCGTGATGGGCTTCCTCGACGAGGGCAAGCGCGACGGCGTGGAGGTGGTCACCGGCGGCCACCGGCTCGACCGCAAGGGTTACTTCGTGCACCCGACCGTGCTGACCAACGTCGACCGCGGGATGCGGCTGTTCCAGCAGGAGATCTTCGGGCCGGTGGTGACGATCCTGCCGTTCGACAACGACGACGAAGCCGTCGCGATGGCCAACGACACCACCTACGGATTGGCGTCCACCGTGTGGACCAACAACCTCAGCCGGGCCCACACACTGGCCAAGCGGTTGCAGGCCGGCACCGTCTCGATCAACTGCCAGTTGGTGTTCGACCACAGCGTCCCGTTCGGCGGGTACAAGCAGTCGGGCTGGGGCCACGAATTCGGCCGCGAGGGCGTCGAGGCCTACCTCAAAAAGAAGTCCGTTTTCGCCCAACTTTGA
- a CDS encoding acyltransferase family protein — MRRVGRLAVWDKPERREGIPALDGLRAIAVALVLVGHGGIPGVGGGFIGVDIFFVLSGFLITSLLLDELGRTGRIELTGFWIRRARRLLPALVLMVLTVAVARQLLPDQSLAGLRNDALAAFLWMANWRFVAQKTDYFTQAAPPSPLQHTWSLGVEEQYYLLWPVLLIVMTLLLAARARRYFAKATVGGVRFATFLLASLGALASAAVAIVVVSDATRDRVYFGTDTRAQALLIGSAASALLVRDWPSLNRGWCLIRTRTGRRVARLLPVVGAAGLAAAAHHATGGVAEFRHGLLIGVAFAAVLVVAPVALEQRGAVARVLAWRPLVWLGGISYGVYLWHWPIFLAVNGERTGWSGLPLFAARCVATVAVAAASWWLIEQPIRRWRPSQVPLLPLAGATVASAAAVTLLVVPVGTGPGLHEGLPPDVSAVAAISPSPPGPGHHPRDPNRPFTVSVFGDSIGWTWMHFLPPTPGFAFLDHTVIGCSLVRGTPYRYIGKTLEQKPECDDWPLRWSTQMGRDQPDVALLIIGRWETVDRVNEGKWTHIGDPTFDAYLNAELERALNIVGSTGVRVVVATVPYSRGGEQPNGRPYPEDQPDRVNQWNTMLRNTVGHHPGVQILDLNKKLCPDGVYTAKVDGIKVRSDGVHLTPEGVRWLTPWLEDSVRTR; from the coding sequence ATGCGCCGCGTCGGCCGGCTGGCGGTCTGGGACAAACCCGAACGGCGAGAAGGCATTCCCGCGCTGGACGGGCTGCGCGCCATCGCGGTTGCGCTGGTGCTCGTCGGGCACGGCGGCATCCCCGGCGTGGGCGGCGGCTTCATCGGCGTCGACATCTTCTTCGTCCTATCCGGATTCCTCATCACGTCGCTGCTACTCGACGAGTTGGGGCGCACCGGCCGGATCGAGCTGACCGGATTCTGGATCCGCCGCGCCCGACGGTTGCTGCCCGCGCTGGTGCTGATGGTGCTCACCGTCGCGGTGGCCCGCCAACTGCTGCCCGACCAATCCCTCGCCGGCCTGCGAAACGACGCGCTCGCCGCCTTCTTGTGGATGGCCAACTGGCGCTTCGTCGCCCAGAAGACCGACTACTTCACCCAGGCCGCCCCGCCCTCGCCGCTGCAGCACACCTGGTCGCTGGGGGTGGAGGAGCAGTATTACCTGCTCTGGCCCGTCCTGCTGATCGTGATGACCCTGCTGCTGGCGGCGCGGGCCCGGCGCTACTTCGCCAAGGCCACGGTGGGCGGGGTGCGGTTCGCGACCTTCCTGCTGGCCAGCCTGGGCGCGCTGGCGTCGGCCGCGGTGGCGATCGTCGTCGTCTCGGACGCCACCCGCGACCGGGTGTATTTCGGCACCGACACCCGCGCGCAGGCGTTGCTCATCGGCTCCGCGGCATCGGCTCTGCTGGTCCGCGATTGGCCCTCGCTGAACCGCGGCTGGTGCCTGATCCGTACTCGGACCGGCCGACGCGTCGCGCGGCTGTTGCCGGTCGTCGGTGCGGCGGGCCTGGCGGCCGCGGCTCACCACGCGACCGGCGGCGTCGCCGAGTTCCGGCACGGGCTGCTGATCGGGGTGGCGTTCGCGGCCGTGCTGGTGGTCGCCCCGGTCGCGCTGGAGCAGCGCGGAGCCGTGGCCCGGGTGCTGGCCTGGCGCCCGTTGGTGTGGCTGGGCGGCATTTCCTACGGCGTCTATCTGTGGCACTGGCCGATCTTCTTGGCGGTCAACGGCGAACGCACCGGATGGTCGGGCCTTCCGTTGTTCGCGGCTCGGTGTGTCGCCACGGTGGCGGTGGCCGCCGCGTCGTGGTGGCTGATCGAACAGCCGATCCGGCGCTGGCGACCGTCGCAGGTGCCGTTGTTGCCGCTGGCGGGGGCCACGGTGGCCAGTGCGGCGGCGGTGACGCTGTTGGTGGTTCCGGTCGGAACGGGACCCGGCCTACACGAGGGCCTGCCGCCGGACGTGTCGGCGGTCGCGGCCATTTCGCCCTCGCCGCCGGGGCCGGGTCACCACCCGCGAGATCCCAACCGGCCGTTCACCGTATCGGTTTTCGGCGACTCGATCGGCTGGACCTGGATGCATTTCCTTCCGCCGACTCCGGGCTTTGCGTTCCTCGACCACACCGTGATCGGCTGCAGCCTGGTGCGCGGCACGCCGTATCGATACATCGGCAAGACGTTGGAGCAGAAGCCCGAATGCGACGACTGGCCGCTGCGCTGGTCGACACAGATGGGCCGGGACCAGCCCGACGTCGCGCTGCTGATCATCGGCCGCTGGGAGACGGTGGATCGGGTCAACGAGGGAAAGTGGACGCATATCGGTGACCCGACCTTCGACGCGTACCTCAACGCCGAATTGGAGCGAGCGCTGAATATCGTGGGCTCCACCGGTGTTCGCGTGGTGGTGGCGACGGTGCCCTACAGCCGCGGCGGCGAACAACCCAACGGCCGCCCCTACCCGGAGGATCAACCGGATCGGGTGAACCAATGGAACACCATGCTGCGCAACACCGTTGGCCACCATCCGGGCGTGCAGATCCTCGACCTGAACAAGAAGCTCTGCCCGGACGGCGTTTACACCGCCAAGGTCGACGGCATCAAGGTCCGCAGCGACGGGGTGCATCTCACCCCGGAGGGCGTCAGGTGGTTGACGCCGTGGCTCGAGGATTCGGTGCGCACCCGTTAA
- a CDS encoding O-methyltransferase — protein sequence MPNTLQDLKVAAELDRMYAESKQQMSKLRELGAGLGRPMTAQERTEALSEFYIPVTPEAGRLLYSLVRATRPATVVEFGMSFGISAIHLASAVRDNGTGRVVTTELSETKIAAAKQTFAKTGLDDVITILEGDALATLADLDGPVDFVLLDGWKDLYLPVIRLLEPRLSAGVLVVADNASAPDMKPYLDHVRSPDNGYESFNFLVREQDSMEVSCRTAD from the coding sequence ATGCCCAACACGTTGCAGGATCTGAAAGTCGCGGCCGAGCTCGACCGGATGTACGCCGAGTCCAAACAACAGATGTCGAAGCTGCGCGAGCTGGGCGCTGGCCTCGGGCGACCGATGACCGCCCAGGAACGCACCGAGGCCTTGAGCGAGTTCTATATCCCGGTGACACCCGAGGCCGGCCGGCTGCTCTACTCTCTGGTGCGCGCGACCCGTCCCGCAACGGTGGTCGAGTTCGGGATGTCCTTCGGGATCTCCGCCATTCATTTGGCGTCGGCGGTGCGCGACAACGGCACCGGCCGCGTGGTGACCACGGAGCTCAGCGAGACCAAGATCGCGGCCGCGAAGCAGACGTTCGCCAAGACCGGACTGGACGACGTGATCACCATCCTCGAAGGGGACGCGCTAGCCACGCTGGCCGACCTGGACGGGCCGGTCGACTTCGTCCTGCTCGACGGGTGGAAAGACCTGTACCTGCCGGTGATCAGGCTGCTCGAACCGCGGCTGTCAGCCGGCGTGCTGGTCGTCGCCGACAACGCCAGCGCCCCGGACATGAAGCCCTACCTCGACCACGTGCGCAGCCCCGACAACGGCTACGAGAGCTTCAACTTCCTCGTCCGGGAGCAGGACAGCATGGAAGTCAGTTGCCGCACGGCCGATTAG